Proteins encoded by one window of Chryseobacterium sp. POL2:
- a CDS encoding D-2-hydroxyacid dehydrogenase, translating into MKVLANDGISQSAIDKLTEAGITVLENRVAREHLAKFINDNQVDVLLVRSATQIRAELIDECPSLKILGRGGIGMDNIDVDYAIDKGLYVINTPTASCKSVAELVFAHFFGLARNLHESNRLMPLEGDTKFDSLKKSFAKAFELSGKTLGIVGLGKIGIEVAKIGISLGMKVIAYNRTPKTEQIELHFFDGQSLTFQIKSVTLEDVLQKADFISINTSKLNAYILDAPEMEMMKDGVFIANTARGGVINEVALIDYIENGKIAGAALDVFENEPQPELPLLMNPALSLSPHIGGNTIDAQERIGLELAEQIINIKKELE; encoded by the coding sequence ATGAAAGTTCTTGCAAACGACGGGATTTCCCAATCCGCAATTGACAAACTTACCGAAGCTGGCATCACCGTACTCGAAAACAGAGTAGCGCGTGAACATCTTGCAAAATTCATCAATGACAACCAAGTAGATGTTCTTTTGGTAAGAAGTGCTACACAAATTCGTGCAGAACTTATCGACGAATGCCCTAGCCTGAAAATCCTTGGACGTGGCGGTATTGGGATGGACAATATCGATGTTGACTACGCAATAGACAAGGGTCTTTACGTCATCAACACACCAACGGCGTCTTGCAAGTCCGTTGCAGAATTGGTCTTTGCACATTTCTTTGGTTTAGCCCGCAACCTGCACGAGTCTAATAGATTGATGCCACTAGAAGGTGACACCAAGTTTGATAGTCTCAAAAAATCATTTGCTAAAGCTTTTGAGCTATCAGGAAAAACATTAGGCATAGTAGGATTAGGAAAAATAGGAATTGAAGTTGCCAAGATAGGAATCAGCCTAGGCATGAAGGTTATCGCCTATAACAGAACACCTAAAACAGAACAGATAGAACTTCACTTTTTCGATGGACAAAGTCTGACTTTCCAAATAAAATCTGTAACTTTAGAAGATGTCTTACAAAAAGCCGACTTTATAAGCATTAATACGAGCAAACTTAATGCTTACATCCTCGACGCGCCAGAAATGGAAATGATGAAAGATGGTGTTTTCATTGCCAATACAGCTCGTGGTGGTGTTATCAACGAAGTAGCGCTTATAGACTATATAGAAAATGGAAAAATAGCAGGTGCTGCTTTGGATGTTTTCGAAAACGAACCGCAGCCAGAGTTACCACTATTAATGAATCCTGCATTGTCATTATCCCCACATATCGGAGGAAATACAATAGATGCGCAAGAAAGAATAGGACTAGAACTTGCCGAGCAAATCATAAACATCAAAAAGGAATTAGAATAA
- the serC gene encoding 3-phosphoserine/phosphohydroxythreonine transaminase, protein MKKHNFSAGPSILPQEVFQKASEAVLDFNGMGLSILEISHRSKEFVAVMDEARAIVKRLMNLGDDYEVLYLQGGASLQFLMTPLNLLTENGKAAYTDTGTWAAGAIKEAKKIGNIDVVASSKEDNYSYIPKDYKVGADYDYFHCTSNNTIYGTQMKEFPKVDTLMVCDMSSDIFSRQLDFSKFDLIYAGAQKNMGPAGAVLVVVKKDILGKTGRNLPSYMDLGLHIAKESMLNTPPVFAVYVSYLTLKHLEENGGIAAAETKNEAKAKLLYDEIDSNPLFEGYAAKEDRSLMNVSFKLTDESKKEAFDEAWKAAGISGLNGHRSLGGYRASIYNAMPIESVQVLVDVMKNFA, encoded by the coding sequence ATGAAAAAACACAATTTCAGTGCTGGACCAAGTATCCTTCCTCAAGAAGTCTTTCAAAAAGCTTCGGAAGCGGTTTTGGACTTTAATGGCATGGGACTTTCTATACTAGAAATCTCTCACCGAAGTAAAGAATTTGTTGCTGTAATGGACGAGGCCAGAGCCATCGTAAAACGCTTGATGAATCTAGGTGACGATTACGAAGTGCTTTATCTGCAAGGTGGCGCAAGTCTCCAATTTTTGATGACACCACTTAACCTTCTTACAGAAAACGGAAAAGCAGCTTATACCGATACCGGAACTTGGGCTGCAGGAGCGATAAAAGAAGCTAAAAAAATTGGCAATATTGATGTTGTAGCCTCTTCAAAAGAGGACAACTACAGCTATATCCCGAAAGACTATAAAGTAGGCGCAGATTACGATTATTTCCATTGCACATCCAACAATACCATCTACGGAACACAAATGAAAGAATTCCCGAAAGTAGATACATTGATGGTTTGCGACATGTCGTCTGACATTTTTAGCCGTCAGTTAGACTTTTCAAAATTTGATTTGATTTACGCAGGCGCTCAAAAAAACATGGGGCCAGCTGGTGCTGTCTTGGTCGTTGTTAAGAAAGATATCTTAGGAAAAACTGGACGTAATCTCCCTTCTTATATGGATTTAGGATTGCACATTGCTAAAGAGTCCATGTTAAATACGCCGCCAGTTTTTGCAGTATATGTTTCCTATTTAACGCTGAAACATTTGGAAGAAAACGGAGGCATCGCTGCTGCTGAAACAAAAAATGAAGCCAAAGCAAAACTTCTGTATGACGAGATTGACAGCAATCCTTTATTCGAAGGATATGCAGCAAAAGAAGATCGCTCGTTAATGAATGTTTCGTTCAAATTAACAGATGAAAGTAAAAAAGAAGCTTTTGATGAAGCTTGGAAAGCAGCAGGAATCAGTGGACTAAACGGACACAGAAGTCTAGGAGGTTACCGCGCAAGCATCTATAACGCGATGCCGATAGAAAGCGTACAAGTTTTGGTTGATGTCATGAAAAACTTCGCGTAA
- a CDS encoding 4Fe-4S dicluster domain-containing protein, whose protein sequence is MAIKITDECINCGACEPECPNNAIYEGAVDWKASEGTALQGRVTLTSGLTVDADAPQEPVSDDIYFIVSDKCTECKGFHEEPQCAAVCPVDCCVPDDDHVESEESLLAKKAFLHNE, encoded by the coding sequence ATGGCTATTAAAATAACAGATGAATGTATTAATTGCGGAGCTTGTGAACCAGAATGTCCAAACAACGCAATCTATGAAGGCGCAGTAGACTGGAAAGCATCCGAAGGAACAGCACTCCAGGGTAGAGTTACTTTAACCTCTGGATTAACAGTAGATGCAGATGCACCACAAGAACCGGTGAGTGATGATATATATTTCATCGTTTCGGATAAGTGTACAGAATGTAAAGGCTTCCATGAAGAGCCACAATGTGCGGCAGTATGTCCTGTAGATTGTTGTGTACCAGATGATGATCATGTAGAATCAGAAGAATCTTTATTGGCTAAAAAAGCTTTTTTACACAACGAATAA
- a CDS encoding acyl-CoA reductase: MNNDKIYGLAKVGEFLFDFLAQAPDNYNATQQSFANVLKQSKVENPWFDEPNMRFALNTWAQLLNVEAIKAWLAKYSFQNSGKKVGLILAGNIPMVGWHDVMSVILSDNIPMIKLSSKDRLVIPFLLNLWKEFSNDSVQYELVERLENFDAVIATGSNNTARYLEYYFKDKSAIIRKNRTSLAVLSGDETDEELQKLADDIFIYYGLGCRNVTRLLIPENFKLDRLFENFLNYQNIINHNKYANNYDYNRAVYLLNQDQFWDNNFVMLKQDDKLFSPLSVLHFSRYKTLEDISDFIKENENEIQTIVTNMDLEFESIKLGMAQQPALDTYADNVDTMAFLCAL; the protein is encoded by the coding sequence ATGAACAATGACAAAATTTATGGTCTGGCTAAAGTAGGCGAATTTTTATTTGATTTTTTAGCACAAGCACCTGATAATTATAATGCTACGCAACAAAGTTTCGCAAACGTTCTTAAACAATCTAAGGTCGAAAATCCTTGGTTCGATGAGCCTAATATGCGCTTTGCGCTTAATACTTGGGCACAGTTGCTGAATGTGGAAGCTATCAAAGCTTGGTTAGCAAAATACAGTTTTCAGAATTCTGGTAAAAAAGTCGGACTAATTTTGGCAGGAAATATCCCAATGGTTGGTTGGCATGATGTGATGTCGGTGATATTGTCAGACAATATTCCAATGATTAAATTGTCATCAAAAGATAGACTTGTCATTCCGTTTTTACTTAATTTATGGAAAGAATTTAGTAATGATTCTGTACAATACGAACTGGTAGAACGCCTAGAAAATTTTGATGCCGTTATTGCGACGGGAAGCAACAATACGGCACGTTACCTCGAATATTATTTTAAAGACAAATCTGCAATTATCCGAAAAAATAGAACAAGTCTTGCGGTTTTATCAGGTGATGAGACAGATGAAGAATTACAAAAATTAGCTGACGATATTTTTATTTATTATGGTTTGGGATGTCGCAATGTGACACGACTTTTAATTCCTGAAAATTTTAAATTGGATAGATTGTTTGAGAATTTTTTAAACTATCAAAACATCATCAATCATAACAAATACGCGAATAACTATGATTACAATCGCGCAGTTTATTTATTGAATCAAGATCAATTTTGGGATAACAATTTTGTAATGTTGAAGCAAGACGACAAACTATTTAGTCCACTTTCGGTTTTGCATTTTAGCCGTTACAAGACTTTGGAGGATATTAGCGATTTTATTAAAGAAAATGAAAACGAAATTCAGACGATTGTAACAAACATGGATTTGGAATTTGAAAGCATAAAACTAGGAATGGCACAACAACCAGCCCTTGATACCTACGCAGATAATGTCGATACAATGGCATTTTTGTGCGCATTATAA
- a CDS encoding bifunctional transcriptional activator/DNA repair enzyme AdaA — MKLSKDIMYQASCNKNPDFEGVFWMAVKTTGIFCRPTCTARKPKIENVEFFDNTKDPILKGYRPCKICKPLESPDQTPEAIQKLLDDLSQDPSMKFKDYDLVQRGLEPANVRRWFLKHHGMTFHAFQRMFKINSAFKKLQDGENIIDAALDIGYESLSGFNESFKNIFGVSPAQSKMEKVIDLKRIETPIGTMIACADKHGICLFEFSDRKALPTELKQISKHFDANIIQGENPHFTTLQKELKEYFEGKRKEFTVPLSPVGTDFQKRVWEILRTIPYGTTRSYQEQAHILGNPKAVRAVANANGLNKISILIPCHRVIGSDGKLTGYGGGIWRKQKLLELEKAILF; from the coding sequence ATGAAACTTTCCAAAGATATAATGTATCAAGCTTCTTGCAACAAAAATCCAGATTTTGAAGGCGTTTTTTGGATGGCTGTGAAAACAACGGGTATTTTTTGTCGTCCAACTTGTACCGCAAGAAAGCCGAAAATAGAAAATGTTGAGTTTTTTGATAATACCAAAGATCCAATCCTGAAAGGTTATCGCCCATGTAAAATTTGTAAACCTTTGGAAAGTCCCGACCAAACACCCGAAGCAATCCAAAAATTGTTAGACGATTTATCACAAGATCCATCGATGAAATTTAAGGATTATGATTTGGTACAACGGGGCCTGGAGCCCGCCAATGTTAGACGTTGGTTTCTCAAACATCATGGTATGACATTTCATGCATTTCAAAGAATGTTTAAAATTAATTCCGCGTTTAAAAAACTTCAAGACGGCGAAAATATTATAGATGCCGCACTAGATATTGGTTATGAAAGTTTGAGTGGTTTTAATGAAAGTTTTAAAAATATATTTGGCGTTTCTCCAGCACAATCCAAAATGGAAAAAGTAATTGATCTAAAACGTATCGAAACTCCTATTGGGACAATGATCGCTTGTGCCGACAAACATGGAATTTGCCTTTTCGAATTTTCCGATAGAAAAGCTTTACCCACGGAATTGAAACAAATTTCCAAACATTTCGATGCTAATATTATTCAGGGAGAAAATCCACATTTCACAACTTTACAAAAAGAACTGAAAGAATATTTCGAAGGCAAAAGAAAAGAATTTACAGTGCCACTTTCGCCAGTAGGAACAGATTTTCAAAAACGAGTTTGGGAAATTCTTCGTACAATTCCTTACGGGACCACGCGAAGTTATCAAGAACAAGCCCATATTTTGGGAAATCCAAAAGCGGTGCGCGCGGTAGCCAATGCCAACGGTCTTAACAAAATATCGATTCTTATACCTTGTCATCGTGTGATTGGCAGCGACGGAAAACTCACGGGTTACGGCGGTGGCATCTGGCGAAAACAGAAACTTCTGGAACTCGAAAAAGCAATTTTGTTTTAA
- a CDS encoding cupin domain-containing protein → MRKYKIQTKPFVVPTTDGKLIEEHWGNTTSHKNISIAYMSAPPGWSEPHQTPDFDEFTLIISGKKQIEIDGEIVIVEKGQSILIEKGARIRYSNPFSEVCDYVAICMPAFSMDLVNREAY, encoded by the coding sequence ATGAGAAAATATAAAATCCAAACCAAACCTTTTGTTGTCCCAACCACCGATGGGAAGCTCATCGAAGAACATTGGGGAAATACAACTTCTCATAAGAATATTTCTATCGCGTATATGTCTGCGCCACCAGGATGGAGCGAGCCTCACCAGACGCCAGATTTTGACGAGTTTACACTAATAATTTCTGGAAAAAAACAAATTGAGATAGATGGCGAAATTGTCATTGTAGAGAAAGGACAAAGTATTTTGATTGAAAAAGGTGCGCGCATTCGTTATTCGAATCCATTTTCGGAGGTTTGCGATTATGTGGCGATTTGTATGCCTGCATTTTCGATGGATCTTGTTAATCGCGAAGCCTATTAA
- a CDS encoding DUF3037 domain-containing protein — translation MQEVKLYEYAVIRLVPKPEREEFINVGLVIFSKREKYIKVKTHLCPDKMQCFFCETEFEVIEKHLMSFENVAKGGKDFGPIAQLEIPERFRWLTAVRSSIIQTSRPHPGQAVDLDKTFERLFRDLIL, via the coding sequence ATGCAAGAAGTAAAATTATATGAGTACGCGGTAATCCGATTGGTGCCAAAACCTGAGCGTGAAGAATTTATAAACGTTGGTTTGGTCATCTTTAGCAAACGTGAAAAATACATCAAAGTGAAAACCCATCTTTGTCCCGACAAAATGCAATGTTTTTTTTGCGAAACAGAATTTGAAGTTATTGAAAAACATTTGATGTCTTTCGAAAATGTTGCAAAAGGAGGTAAAGATTTTGGTCCGATTGCGCAATTGGAAATCCCCGAACGTTTCCGTTGGCTAACCGCAGTGCGGAGTTCTATCATCCAGACTTCGCGACCTCATCCTGGACAAGCTGTCGATTTGGATAAAACTTTTGAGCGCTTGTTCAGAGATTTAATTTTATAA
- a CDS encoding HipA family kinase: MDLSLRTVTVLRYILPLREGGSLPALAEADDDFKYVLKFRGAGHGVKALISELIGGKIAQALGFRTPELVFAYLHEDFGRTEADEEIQDLLKASVGRNLALHYLSGAINYDPAAVKIDTQLSSEIVWLDAYLTNIDRTFRNTNMLYWHKELWLIDHGASLYFHHSWDNWEKNAISNFPMIKDHVLLPQADQLDEVNLKFKTILTDDILRNIVELIPEDWLQWRDTELSPEEIKKVYFQFLTRRLANSDNFVNEAKDARSKII, encoded by the coding sequence ATGGATTTATCATTACGAACGGTAACGGTCTTACGTTATATTTTGCCATTGCGCGAAGGCGGCTCTTTGCCTGCTTTGGCGGAGGCGGATGACGACTTTAAATATGTATTAAAATTTCGTGGTGCGGGACACGGTGTAAAGGCCTTAATTTCTGAACTTATCGGAGGAAAGATTGCGCAAGCTTTGGGCTTCCGAACGCCTGAATTGGTGTTCGCATATCTGCATGAAGATTTTGGAAGAACTGAAGCTGATGAGGAAATTCAGGATTTGTTGAAAGCTAGTGTGGGACGAAATTTGGCTTTGCATTATCTTTCTGGTGCGATTAACTACGATCCTGCAGCGGTAAAAATTGACACTCAGCTTTCGTCTGAAATCGTATGGCTAGATGCTTATCTAACCAATATCGACCGTACTTTCCGGAATACCAATATGCTGTATTGGCATAAAGAATTGTGGCTCATCGATCATGGTGCATCTTTGTACTTCCATCATTCTTGGGACAATTGGGAGAAGAATGCAATCAGCAATTTCCCGATGATAAAAGATCATGTTCTGCTACCGCAAGCGGATCAACTGGATGAAGTGAATCTAAAATTTAAAACAATTTTGACCGATGACATTCTGCGTAACATTGTAGAACTTATTCCCGAAGATTGGCTGCAATGGCGCGATACAGAACTTTCTCCAGAGGAAATAAAAAAAGTCTATTTCCAGTTTTTGACCAGACGACTAGCGAATTCTGATAACTTTGTAAACGAAGCGAAAGATGCAAGAAGTAAAATTATATGA
- a CDS encoding NAD(P)H-dependent flavin oxidoreductase, with translation MNKITELFNIKYPIIQGGMIWHSGWRLASAVSNNGGLGLIGSASMYPDILRENIKKCKAATDKPFGVNIALLYPNLEEIINIILEEKVKIVFTSAGNPKTYTDVLKKEGIKVAHVVSSTKFAIKCQDAGVDAIVAEGFEAGGHNGRDETTTLALIPNVKRHITTPLIAAGGIATGAQMKAAMILGADAVQVGSRFAATTEASSHENFKNKIVEIGEGDTQLTLKELAPVRLIKNKFYQDLEALYEQGRNVEALKETLGRARAKRGMFEGDLVEGELEIGQSSALIDEVLPVEKVFEKLIAEFNAAKVDLIL, from the coding sequence ATGAATAAAATAACCGAACTTTTTAATATTAAATATCCAATCATCCAAGGCGGGATGATTTGGCATAGTGGCTGGAGGCTTGCTTCGGCGGTTTCTAACAATGGCGGATTGGGACTTATTGGTTCTGCAAGCATGTATCCCGACATTCTTCGCGAAAATATCAAAAAATGCAAAGCGGCAACAGATAAGCCTTTCGGGGTTAATATCGCGCTGTTGTATCCCAATTTAGAAGAAATCATCAATATCATTTTGGAGGAAAAAGTAAAAATTGTTTTCACTTCAGCGGGAAATCCAAAAACTTATACTGATGTTTTAAAGAAAGAAGGCATCAAAGTGGCACACGTGGTATCATCTACCAAGTTTGCTATCAAATGTCAAGATGCTGGTGTGGATGCTATTGTTGCAGAAGGTTTTGAAGCAGGTGGTCACAATGGTCGCGATGAAACAACAACTTTAGCTCTAATCCCGAATGTTAAAAGACATATCACAACACCACTAATTGCTGCAGGCGGTATTGCAACAGGAGCGCAGATGAAAGCAGCGATGATTCTTGGTGCAGACGCTGTACAGGTAGGATCACGTTTTGCCGCGACAACTGAGGCGAGTTCTCATGAAAATTTTAAAAATAAAATTGTTGAAATCGGAGAAGGTGACACACAGTTAACTTTGAAAGAATTGGCGCCAGTACGTTTGATAAAAAATAAATTCTATCAAGATCTGGAGGCGCTTTACGAACAAGGCAGAAATGTTGAAGCGCTTAAAGAAACGCTGGGCCGTGCACGTGCAAAACGCGGCATGTTCGAAGGCGATTTGGTGGAAGGCGAGTTGGAGATTGGACAATCTTCGGCTTTGATCGATGAGGTGCTTCCTGTTGAAAAAGTTTTTGAAAAGCTGATTGCAGAGTTCAATGCAGCAAAAGTTGATTTGATTCTTTAA
- a CDS encoding DUF4268 domain-containing protein, giving the protein MFSKQEAAQLKKEFWTAFGKAFPRKWLLYDTKIKDFSFKFYADNKKVEVSLDIEMKDELFRNAYFEKIWSLESILEEYVGDFTKDEFYVLDNGKVISRIWVTKTNVSIFNKNSWPDIFDFFVEKMSAFEMFYYEYEDFIKDV; this is encoded by the coding sequence GTGTTTTCAAAACAAGAAGCGGCGCAGTTAAAGAAAGAATTTTGGACAGCTTTTGGGAAAGCTTTTCCGAGAAAATGGCTATTGTATGATACCAAAATAAAAGATTTTTCTTTTAAATTTTATGCGGATAACAAAAAAGTAGAAGTTTCGCTGGATATCGAAATGAAAGATGAGCTTTTCCGAAATGCATATTTCGAGAAGATTTGGTCCTTAGAATCTATTTTGGAAGAATACGTAGGCGACTTTACGAAAGATGAATTTTATGTTTTGGACAATGGGAAAGTTATCAGCCGAATTTGGGTTACAAAAACGAATGTTAGTATTTTTAATAAAAATTCGTGGCCCGATATTTTTGATTTTTTTGTTGAGAAAATGTCGGCTTTCGAAATGTTTTATTACGAATATGAAGATTTTATAAAAGATGTGTGA
- the pnuC gene encoding nicotinamide riboside transporter PnuC, giving the protein MLEFFVDLASQYKDYPRYLVILEIIATVFGILSVYFSIKKNIWVYPTGLVSTILFIYIMFVFGLLGDMLINVYYTVMSIYGWILWAKHSDDHIHVQVQKASKKDWFNASILFVLSIIFVGLVYYFKPFIDNKFSLENVNLGLYHLDWANYLDILTTSLFLVGMLLMAKRCVENWIFWIVADIICIPMMVYKGLAITSLQYFVFSFMAIVGYIEWQKSLKLQPKS; this is encoded by the coding sequence ATGTTAGAATTTTTCGTAGATCTTGCGTCCCAATACAAAGACTATCCCAGATATTTGGTTATTTTAGAAATCATTGCGACCGTTTTTGGTATCCTCAGTGTTTATTTTTCCATCAAAAAAAACATTTGGGTGTATCCCACTGGCTTGGTTTCCACGATTTTGTTCATATACATTATGTTTGTTTTCGGGCTTTTAGGCGACATGCTTATCAACGTTTATTACACGGTGATGAGCATCTACGGCTGGATTTTGTGGGCAAAACATTCGGATGACCATATCCATGTCCAAGTACAAAAAGCCTCAAAAAAAGATTGGTTCAATGCCAGTATTTTATTTGTATTGAGTATAATTTTTGTCGGACTGGTTTATTACTTCAAACCTTTTATCGACAACAAATTCAGTTTAGAAAATGTCAACCTCGGACTTTACCATTTGGATTGGGCCAATTATCTCGATATTTTAACAACCTCTTTATTCTTGGTCGGCATGCTGCTCATGGCAAAACGCTGCGTCGAAAACTGGATTTTTTGGATTGTCGCCGATATCATCTGCATCCCGATGATGGTTTACAAAGGCCTCGCTATCACATCTTTACAATATTTCGTATTCAGTTTCATGGCCATTGTTGGTTATATCGAATGGCAGAAAAGTTTAAAACTACAGCCTAAATCTTAG